The nucleotide window aggttaatttacaggttgagtctgtggtaaagaaggcaaaggcaatttagcatttatttcaatgggaagagaatataaaagcaaggagataatgctgaggctttataagataccagtcaggccacatttggtgtactgtcaacagttttgggccccatatctcagaaaggatgtgttgtcattggagagagtccagaggaggttcacaaggatgattccgggaatgaaggggttaacatatgaggaccatttggcagctttgggcctgtactcactggaatttagaagaacgtgtggggatctcattgaaacccactgaatgttgaaaggactagatatgttggatgtggagaagatgtttcctctggtgggggtatccagaactagagggcactgcctcaaaactgaggggcaaccttttagaacagaggtaaggagggagtttttagccagagggtagtaagtctgtggaatgctctgccacagactgcagtgaaaGACAAGTCCATAGATATATCTAAGGCGGTAGTTGATTGTTTCCTGTAGGGCATCAAAGgaatggcaagaaggcaggtgtatggggttgagtgggatccaggatcagccatggtgaaacggcagtgcagacttgatgggctgaatggcctaattctactcctatgtcttctggtgtAGTCTGCAAGTTGATTCAGTCAAATTATGTTAAATGCATAAATTGTTGACATTCCAGACCATTTCAGTAGGTTTTCTGCAGGCAAGGAATTATTCCACAAACTTCCCAAGTGgttaaaaggaaaaagaaactctCAGAGTACGAATTTGGGAAATTACAGGACAGGGTACATCTAGTGTTGGCTGTTCCATGTCACATAAGGAGACGGCAGAATTAGTTGAAGCAGAAACTGCTGAAAGTTGAAAAATGATTACTACCCAAAAGATAAACTTTACCACGACTGAGTTATCCAAACATAAATGGTTCACAATAAAGAGTAACAGTCTTAAACTACATGACAAGATACATCGAGCCATAGAAAACTGCAGCACAGGCACTTCAGCACATTCAATCtgtgccaaatcatttaaacCGCCCAGTCCATACCAATGGAGAAGCGTGGTGTTAATGGACAGTCAACAAGGACTACACAGCTTTGGTAAGCATACATACGATCAATGGGGATTTAGAGTGAGAGGTACAATATCTACATGGCAGTCAGAGCAGGTGATGTAGtcaagaccagaagatataggagaaataggccattcggcccatcgagtctgctctgccattcaatcgtgggctgatccaattcttccagtcatccccattgccctgttttcaccccataccctttgatgccctggctaatcaagaacctatctgtctctgccttaaatgtacccaatgacttggcctccacagctgctcatggcaacaaattccacagatttaccaccctctgactaaagcatTTTCCCCGCAtgtcagttctaaaaggacgtccttcagtcctgaagccatgccctcttgtcctagactcccctaccatgggaaataactttgccatatctaatctgttcaggccttttaacatttggaatgcttctatgagatcccccctcattctcctgaactccagggaatacagcccaagagctgccagacgttcctcatatagtaaacctttcattcctggaatcattctcgtgaatcttctctgaaccctctccaatctcaGTACATACTTTCTAAAATAAGTTGGAAAATTAAGTTTGgttaacacttcacctgtggattTACTGGCATCATCTATTATGTCtaatgctcccgatgtggcctcctttgCATCGGTGAGAtgtgttgtaaattgggggatcatttcatcgagcacctctgctccatctgctaaAAGTGGAACTTACCATTAAAAtttttgattcccattcctgttccggcatgtcatccatagcctcctcgtgtgccaagatgaggccaccctcagggtggaggagcaacatcttatattctgtttgggtagcctccaacctgatgcatgaatattgattttccatccccttccccctttcctctattccctgcttatcacctctccctgggttctctcctccttcactttcccctatggtccactctcctctcctatcacattccttcctctccagcccttgacctttctcacccactaggtttcatctatcaccttctggctatcctccttcccctccctccacttttttATTCTTGTGTCTTCCCCATTCCatttcttgaagaagggtctcggcccaaaacgtaaactgtttattcatttccaaaaatgctgcctaacctgctgaattcctccagcatttcacaaacaagggaaaatctgcagatgctggaaatccgagcaacacacacaaagtgctggaggaactcagcaggccagatagcatctatggaaaaagtacagtcgacgtttcgggccaaaactttTCAGCAGGACTAGCCTGAaaatgccgactgtacttttttccatagatgctgcctggctagctaagttcctccagcattttgtgtgttgctttggacttccagcatctgcaaacttcatCGTGTTTAAATTTGGTTCAGACTGACTTGAAGAATTATCATTCACAGCAACTGCCACTTAAGTtagaggtctgtgagtggaatAGTGATTTGTAATTGTAGTGACGGTATCAGCAGAAAGTATTATTCACAATGAAAGTATGTTATTTCATTACATGATTCTGGCTATCCATTTCACTGTGGATTTGAACCACTATCAGAGACAGGGACAGTTATCTTAGTAAGATGTTGCTCCCAAACAAGACAGAATCAGTTTACATGCAGTACTGGCATTTGTTCTTTCACTTATATGTGACTGATGGATACTTTCTAGTGGAACACTGCCTTGTTTCTCTGATTTCTGTGTCTTAGGCCAATGCACTGGATTCTCCATTTTCTTCTCCTTTGTCATAGATTTCACAAAGACTGTCAATGTGTTGAGTGAGAGAAGGGGGAAAGAGATGCAAAAGTATCTTGTGTTTAGGTATGAACAAAGAGTTAATAGGAATAACCAATGATACTAACCTCCAGTAACCGGTTCTCAAATATTTACATATATTTCCATACATTTACATCCGAGTTGGTGTGCTCCAGCAAAGGCGGTGTGCAATGGTATCCGGGCTGGAGATAGCGCTGCTCCCTTGTATTCGCTCGGCCAAAGACAAGCTGCATTGTGGTGGACCGCAGATTTCTGCAGCTCGGGTCAGGACTCTTATTGCATGGCTGTATCTTACTACGCTTGCTATCTTGTACATGCTTTATGCCATATgtggctgttggtactgtgttttgcaacaTGTCCCCTGGGTAacactgtctcgtttggctgtatcaTGGATATTTATGTGAGGTTgaagacaattaaacttgaattgaattgaatttacgtATTGGTGACACACCTCTTAGGTCTAAAATAGAAGTCAATGCGTGGAATCATACAGGAAGATATTGGATAAAGGAAGGAAACTTGGAAAATGTCTGTGATAtacaaatcagaaaaaaaaatcataaatgcaATGCAAAGAATTTAATGCTAATGAAAATTTCCCACAAAGgaataattttatttaaaaaattcttGGGTCAATTATTCTACTAACAGCATAGATTCATATTTCTTCATGCAATTTAGTACAGATCAGGTGATGAAATATTCTTTATTACTCTGGAGAGGTCAATGTTGCTACAACAGGTGGCTTTTACCTGAGAAATGGCAAAGAAGCCTGGATCTCCACATGGTGGCAATGCCAACTGGATCAATTGTAAGAGTTAATGCATTTGAAAGTCCTTGGCCTACTACACAAGGAAAATAGAACCGCTCCCAAATGGAATACCAGTTTCTTGACTTCTTTTGTGCCGTTGAGGATACTCTGGCTCCTGAAACTGTTGGAGGTAGAAGCGTTTTGTTAGGTGATTCGTCATTTCCCTTAGGGCCCGGAATCCCAGAACCAACTCAAAAACCAGGAATATGGAGTAGATAATATTCATACCCCTTTCCAGGGGTAGGATGATGATGGATTCATCGGTGAGGAGGAACAAAATGATGGGTAGCTGGATGACAAAGGACAGCAACCAAAATCCAGCTAACTCTGGCAGCTGTAGGATGAAAAGAAGAATTTGAGAAGGTAAGAAATATAAGCAGGAATCTATGTTTTTTCCGTCGCTCAGGTAAGATCAGGGCTGATATTGTAACTTAGTGCCACTTTCTCACATTAACTCTATATCCTTTAATTTCCAGTATATCTAAATCCTAATGAGATGAACAAAAACACATGCACACTAGTAATGTCTATTGTTTTTAAATAAGATTAAAGGGTTCTCTTACTGCAACAAGCAGTAGGGGAATCAAATATAAATTCATGTAAACAAACTGAATATATTGGAGGAACAAAGTTCAGagtaagtttgttatcaaagtacgtttGTACATATATGATACCacactgagattcatcttcttgtgggtgTTCACAATAATGTTACGAACCCACAGGTTTTGTTTACTGTGGACTGTTGCTTTAAGCGCCTGAGTGAGGCGGGACTATGACGTTAGTTACAGGCTGCTGCGAACTTAAACTCATATACAGAGAGCGACCTTCAgggggagggggacagggagggggagagggagacaggggaAACTGGTAGCTTCAGCTTGTGGCATCTGAGACTTGGAACCCTCTtatgcccacaagggtgggttaaacATCGGCACGGAGTGCATAAcgaatgtgtgactgtcacttcgtacaatccataggagtggattttTTGGGGTATCTTGTGAGACCACTTTTGtagcccttgcctgggtatgtgGTGTGGTAAGCACTGGACGACGATATTCCCGTGACAGGTCACTTTCAGTGATAAttcgtatgtggatttggaacggcaCGACGGACAAGATCTACGGTGACTATTATCTCATTTTACcatcgtggaatctgtggaatacttcgCACTTGCCTTTTCTCTACATTTCACCTTGggttacaaatatctctctcccatcattttattttgtggattactgaactttcctactttaccatctcaagactctaaacCTTGTTTCCCCCAAGCTCAAtcgtttgggagttatatttacacacataccTACACATAAcatgttaacttttgtttatcttggttaagttacTATATTATGAGTAGTTATtgataaagatagtggttttaacatcaaaaccagactcggtgtgaaatctcttgctgctggtttgtttctAGAACGTTACAGTTCGTAACAGTATACAAAAAAAgacaccatagaatcaatgaaaaagtgcACACAacagaaacagacaaaaaaaccaatgtgcaaaagacaacaaattatgccaatgcaaagaagaaaaagtaagtgataaatattgagaacatgagttatatagtccttgaaagtgagtccataggttgtggaattagttcagtattggggtgaatgatattatcctctctggttcaaaagcctggtggggtgggacctaATGCTCCTGTTCCTGAGAAGAGGATAGAGGTCCTTGATGGTGCACGCTGACTTTTACGTGAGATGCCACTGGGAAACTTAGGAAGCTATTAAATAAGAACTTGTGTTTATAAAACATGCCAGGGAGCcagagaaaataaatctcatctGAACTTTAACTGGGCTTTATTAGTGTATAGACATACACATCATTCAATCGAGGGAGCACTTGCTGAAATAGCTGGAGCATTTATCCTTTGTGCCACAGGCTAAAGATGCagatacaaaaagcatttacaaataACTATGATTTATAATTTGCTTACCTTTTCTTCCAAGTTTCCCATGTAGCCCAGACACAGACGAATACTTTCAGTCACTGTGATAATTATTACAGCAGCCAGCAGTAGCCATTGGTAGTATCCTGGCAACATGTTGTACTGGTTCAGGGAGGCAATGCGGAGAAACAAAAGTTAGGCACTAGAAAAACATTCTTTTCTATTTAGTTTGCTCTATCAATCACGATTGAGAAGACTTTCAATCAGGTTTAACTACAAGGAAGAGAAATATCTACCTTgcaatatcaaagttgctggtgaacgcagcaggccaggcagcatctctaggaagaggtacagtcgacgtttccggccgagacccttcgtcaggactaactgaaggaagagttagtaagagatttgaaagtgggagggggagggggagatccaaaatgataggagaaggcaggagggggagggatggagccaagagctggacaggtgattggcaaaagggatatgagaggatcatgggacaggaggcccacggagaaggaaaggggggggggaagcccagaggatgggcaaggggtatagtgagagggacagagggagaaaaacgagagtgagagaaagaatgtgtgtatataaataaataacggatggggtacgagggggaggtggggcattagcggaagtttgagaagtcaatgttcatgccatcaggttggagtctacccagacggaatacgctctgtccgccagagaaagcaggatctcccagtggccacacattttaattccacatcccattcccattctgacatgtctatccatggcctcctctactgtcaag belongs to Mobula hypostoma chromosome 27, sMobHyp1.1, whole genome shotgun sequence and includes:
- the LOC134338519 gene encoding transmembrane protein 17-like, which codes for MSLHSSLPHNIRQNLTNLTGTLFISNKTRDCGDAFNNIPVNETVSSLPLQMALYFNAIFFPFWWVSEVVMIHLKYNMLPGYYQWLLLAAVIIITVTESIRLCLGYMGNLEEKLPELAGFWLLSFVIQLPIILFLLTDESIIILPLERGMNIIYSIFLVFELVLGFRALREMTNHLTKRFYLQQFQEPEYPQRHKRSQETGIPFGSGSIFLV